The DNA sequence CGAGGTGTTCGCGACGCTTGAAGCCGATTTCCGCGGCAACCTGATGGCGAAGGCGGCCGTCGAGATGGGGATGTGGGTCCTCGAGGCGCAGCGGCAGGGCATGCCGCTCGCGCGTCTGCTTGGTGGCACCCGTGATGCGATCGCGACGGGCATTTCGCTCGGCATTCAGCCCTCCCCCGAGGCGCTGGTCGCCAAGGTCACGGCGGCGCACGCCGAGGGCTACCGCAAGGTGAAGATCAAGATCGCCCCTGGCCACGATGTCGCCTTCATCGCGGCTGCCCGCGAGGCCCTGCCCGACGCCCCCCTCATGGCCGACGCGAACAACGCGTACACGCTCGACGATGTCAGCGTCATGCGGCAGCTCGACCAGTTCGACCTGATGATGATCGAGCAACCGCTCGCCTGGGACGACATCTATCAGCACGCGACCCTGCAGCGCGAATTGCGGACGCCGATCTGTCTCGATGAATCGATCACGTCGCTCGACAAGGCGCGCGAGATGGTCACCCTCGACGCCGGGCGCATCGTGAACATCAAGCCGGGGCGCGTGGGCGGCTTTGCGAGTTCGCTGGCCATTCACGATTA is a window from the Gemmatimonadaceae bacterium genome containing:
- the menC gene encoding o-succinylbenzoate synthase yields the protein MLRVDQITLREVRLPLREPFRISSGVVSERRITLLEIRDVDGVTVWSEGVAGELPNYSPEAIDTAWIAIRDWVAPRVIGRSFSHPGEVFATLEADFRGNLMAKAAVEMGMWVLEAQRQGMPLARLLGGTRDAIATGISLGIQPSPEALVAKVTAAHAEGYRKVKIKIAPGHDVAFIAAAREALPDAPLMADANNAYTLDDVSVMRQLDQFDLMMIEQPLAWDDIYQHATLQRELRTPICLDESITSLDKAREMVTLDAGRIVNIKPGRVGGFASSLAIHDYCLANHIPVWCGGMLESGVGRACNVALASLPGFTKPGDLSPSARYWARDLVTPEWTMTADGMVPVPLDQPGLGVALDYDRIEDLTVRIEVVR